One window of Papaver somniferum cultivar HN1 chromosome 9, ASM357369v1, whole genome shotgun sequence genomic DNA carries:
- the LOC113311616 gene encoding myosin heavy chain, skeletal muscle, adult-like, which translates to MDASEAFTLLEDTRVENLNLSTQNDSYVTENEILNEKVETLFSQVDRLSTDYARIEELNHHLHIENENLRIELQRVNNSLTTSRNLHSSSLSLNKHLEEDKERVIKKKDKSESDLRKARNEVTGLKEKIQCLKNKVEFLLAHSDGPHHQRPTKPSTQAKRTDLRKSKGSVVIRIDEDFSEIGLGKGSDISCPEPYFQLEVANIEVSRLDHLYSDIQQTLNSTILQMEESEEHFKNQILHVSRERDDLRNEVSLLKTDAEGLNTDLDEMEKDAAKVAKMSRKNTQSHLVKLFNEFCDGHGIPRAILDLEVFSDDEKRGDEQRGDEGSVSNNEVNDFDEDVEDEKTEGEVSKGASVSPNSSRQPSVLVSQSQGAGAGEAGVVARGAETSEAGEDLPKIEVTDGVPLQQQSLFSLPHLILACYHVTV; encoded by the exons ATGGATGCTTCCGAAGCGTTCACCCTGCTCGAAGATACTCGTGTTGAGAATCTGAACCTTTCAACTCAGAATGATAGTTACGTCACCGAAAACGAAATTCTGAATGAGAAGGTTGAAACTCTCTTTTCCCAAGTGGATCGCTTGTCTACTGATTATGCTCGTATCGAAGAATTGAACCATCATCTTCATATCGAGAATGAGAATCTCAGGATTGAGCTTCAACGAGTTAATAATTCTCTTACCACTTCAAGAAATCTTCATTCTTCATCGTTAAGTTTGAATAAAcatttagaggaagataaagagCGAGTGATCAAGAAAAAAGACAAGTCTGAGAGTGATCTTCGCAAGGCTCGCAACGAAGTAACTGGCTTAAAAGAAAAAATCCAATGCCTAAAGAACAAGGTGGAATTTCTTCTTGCTCACTCTGATGGCCCTCATCATCAGAGGCCCACCAAACCATCTACTCAGGCTAAACGAACTGATCTTCGCAAGAGTAAAGGATCTGTGGTTATTCGTATTGACGAGGATTTTTCGGAAATTGGTTTAGGCAAAGGTTCTGATATCTCGTGTCCCGAACCTTATTTCCAACTCGAAGTCGCAAATATTGAAGTCTCTAGGCTCGACCATTTATATTCTGATATTCAACAAACTCTGAATTCTACTATCCTTCAAATGGAAG AGTCTGAGGAGCACTTTAAGAACCAGATTCTTCACGTATCTCGCGAAAGGGATGACCTCCGTAATGAGGTTTCTCTCCTTAAAACGGATGCTGAAGGTCTGAACACCGATCTGGACGAGATGGAGAAGGATGCCGCCAAAGTTGCGAAGATGTCTCGCAAGAATACTCAAAGCCACCTGGTCAAGCTCTTCAATGAGTTTTGTGATGGTCACGGGATCCCTCGTGCAATCCTTGATCTCGAAGTCTTTTCGGATGATGAGAAACGAGGTGATGAGCAACGAGGTGATGAGGGGTCCGTCTCAAACAATGAGGTCAATGATTTTGACGAGGACGTGGAGGACGAAAAGACAGAAGGAGAGGTTTCCAAAGGTGCTTCTGTTTCCCCGAATTCCTCTCGTCAACCTTCAGTTCTCGTTTCTCAGTCTCAGGGTGCGGGTGCTGGCGAGGCTGGTGTTGTCGCTCGTGGGGCAGAGACTAGCGAGGCTGGTGAGGATCTCCCCAAGATTGAGGTTACCGATGGtgttcctcttcagcagcaatcTTTATTTTCCCTCCCTCATCTTATTTTAGCTTGTTATCATGTAACTGTTTAA